One genomic window of Quercus lobata isolate SW786 chromosome 9, ValleyOak3.0 Primary Assembly, whole genome shotgun sequence includes the following:
- the LOC115961655 gene encoding DIS3-like exonuclease 2, whose translation MELVAAQIEEWDEESSVPLAHVLHIFGWGSEVEAQINAILFESAIRSSEFSPELLSSIPHIPWEVPPEEVKSRRDLRNLCIFTIDPSTAIELDDALSIEKLSNGNFRVGVHIADVSYFILPDTAIEIEAQVGSTSVYLSQYKLPMLPPMFSENLCSLNPGVDRLAFSIFVDINYAGDVVDHWIGHSVIQSCCKLSYKQAQDIIDEISNVDSSNITENGNPQLYGHFKWPDVVRSVKSLHEISKILKEKRFSDGALRLESSKVVYLFDDHGIPYDSMLCGQKESNFLVEFMLLANRTAAEIISRAFPDSALLWRHPEPNMWKLREFEAFCCKHGLELDTSSSGRFNQSLEQIREKLKDDTVLFDILISYASRPMQVATYFCSGDQKNGENDWGHYALAVPHYTHFTSPLHRYPDIIVHRTLAAAIEAEELYLNYRGSLPKVSRGEKVARRCFTCIHFDRDTAESLEGKKALSAAAVKHGVPCSESLADVAAYCNERKQASSHVKDACDKLYMWVLLKKKKVFFILPSAQF comes from the coding sequence ATGGAGCTGGTAGCTGCACAAATTGAAGAATGGGATGAAGAAAGTTCTGTTCCGCTAGCCCATGTCTTGCATATTTTTGGATGGGGCAGTGAAGTAGAGGCACAGATCAATGCAATTTTATTTGAAAGTGCAATCCGTTCATCTGAATTTTCTCCTGAATTACTATCTAGCATTCCACATATTCCTTGGGAGGTGCCACCTGAGGAAGTTAAAAGTAGAAGAGATCTTCGAAATTTGTGCATATTTACTATTGACCCTTCCACTGCCATTGAACTGGATGATGCTCTCTCTATTGAAAAATTGTCCAATGGCAATTTCAGAGTAGGAGTCCACATTGCGGATGtgtcatattttattttaccggACACAGCCATCGAGATAGAAGCACAAGTTGGATCAACAAGTGTCTATCTGTCACAATACAAATTACCAATGTTGCCCCCAATGTTTTCAGAGAATCTGTGTTCTCTTAACCCTGGAGTAGACAGACttgcattttctatttttgtggACATCAACTATGCTGGGGATGTTGTTGACCATTGGATTGGCCACTCTGTGATACAATCTTGTTGCAAGCTTTCATACAAACAGGCTCAGGACATTATTGATGAAATAAGTAATGTGGATAGTTCTAATATCACTGAAAATGGGAATCCCCAGTTGTATGGCCATTTCAAGTGGCCTGATGTTGTTAGATCTGTTAAAAGCCTTCATGAaatctccaaaattttgaaGGAGAAGAGATTTAGTGATGGGGCTTTACGTCTGGAGAGCTCCAAAGTTGTTTATCTATTTGATGATCATGGTATTCCATATGATAGCATGCTTTGTGGACAGAAGGAGTCAAACTTTTTGGTTGAGTTTATGCTTTTGGCAAATAGGACAGCTGCGGAAATCATATCTAGAGCTTTTCCTGATAGTGCATTACTGTGGAGGCATCCTGAACCAAATATGTGGAAGCTCAGAGAGTTTGAAGCATTTTGTTGCAAACATGGTTTGGAATTGGACACTTCTTCTTCTGGTCGGTTTAATCAGTCGCTGGAGCAAATCAGGGAAAAGCTCAAGGATGATACTGTGCTGTTTGACATTCTGATCTCATATGCTTCGAGACCAATGCAAGTGGCTACTTACTTTTGTAGTGGAGATCAGAAAAACGGTGAAAATGATTGGGGTCATTATGCACTGGCTGTTCCTCACTACACTCATTTTACTTCACCTCTGCATCGGTATCCTGATATTATAGTGCACCGGACACTGGCTGCAGCCATAGAGGCTGAGGAGTTGTACTTGAATTATCGAGGATCTCTGCCAAAAGTTAGCAGGGGAGAGAAAGTAGCAAGAAGATGTTTCACTTGTATTCATTTTGATAGAGATACTGCGGAATCCCTGGAAGGTAAGAAAGCACTGTCAGCTGCAGCAGTAAAGCATGGAGTTCCCTGCTCTGAATCACTTGCAGATGTTGCTGCTTATTGCAATGAAAGAAAGCAGGCTAGCAGTCATGTGAAGGATGCCTGTGACAAGCTCTACATGTGGGTcctgctaaagaaaaaaaaggtattttttattcttccttcAGCGCAATTTTAA
- the LOC115960371 gene encoding inactive exonuclease DIS3L2-like: protein MFILSVSVFGLCFMFGLSIVLLQILFSEARVLGLGPRFMSIYIQKLAIERRIYYDEVEGLTVEWLETTSTLVLSLANKRSSRRGGPGKWRALEDIEFVVSPCDVKIELGVFGGSSSEQVGDTGVAAQASEPICKSVISNTEVDPGVSPSQCISFQPFL, encoded by the exons ATGTTCATCCTGAGTGTTTCAGTGTTTGGATTGTGCTTCATGTTTGGCCTATCTATTGTCCTACTGCAGATTTTATTTTCAGAAGCAAGAGTATTGGGTCTTGGGCCAAGATTCATGTCCATTTATATTCAAAAGCTAGCT ATTGAGCGCCGGATATATTATGATGAAGTAGAAGGCTTGACTGTGGAATGGCTGGAGACTACTTCCACATTGGTGCTTAGTTTAGCTAACAAACGCTCTTCTAGGAGAGGTGGCCCTGGTAAATGGAGGGCACTTGAAGACATTGAATTTGTTGTAAGTCCATGTGATGTGAAAATTGAACTGGGGGTGTTTGGAGGGAGTTCTAGTGAACAGGTAGGTGATACTGGTGTTGCTGCTCAGGCTTCAGAGCCCATTTGCAAATCTGTCATTTCAAATACTGAAGTTGATCCTGGAGTTTCCCCCTCACAGTGCATCTCCTTTCAACCATTCCTGTAG